A single window of Vibrio alfacsensis DNA harbors:
- a CDS encoding GtrA family protein, giving the protein MRSLFKFAFVGGVGFVVDTLMFTALYQWFGMGLMIARGIAFLFAATTTWFGNRKLTFSHAEKYNPLVQWQKFMACACISALPNFIVFKGVTLVLGTQDLMVYVALVMGILTGMVSNYLLSTKWVFR; this is encoded by the coding sequence ATGAGAAGCTTATTTAAATTCGCGTTCGTGGGAGGTGTCGGCTTTGTCGTCGACACACTCATGTTTACGGCGTTGTACCAATGGTTCGGCATGGGGCTAATGATCGCTCGTGGCATCGCTTTTTTGTTTGCCGCGACGACAACTTGGTTTGGCAATCGTAAACTCACTTTTTCTCACGCTGAAAAATACAACCCATTGGTACAGTGGCAAAAATTTATGGCATGCGCCTGTATCAGTGCGTTACCAAATTTCATCGTATTCAAAGGAGTAACGCTGGTACTAGGGACTCAAGATTTGATGGTGTATGTGGCATTGGTCATGGGAATACTAACGGGGATGGTGAGTAACTACTTATTAAGCACTAAGTGGGTATTTCGTTAA
- a CDS encoding helix-turn-helix transcriptional regulator: MSVNQVRFSDEDRQYLSNYFRVADTVADLIGPYCEVVIHSFESLENSVVKIVNGHHTGRKIGSPITDLGLRMWRAFEKTGEVSPKSYFTNAADGSLLKSTSCILAGPGQKPIGMLCINMNLSYPFPEIVKTLLPQCNVSQTLVSETFSNNANDVIKQALSAAIVEVEQDATISCKGRNKAIIRCLFDNGVFELKETTTQVSEQLGISRQAVYKFIREFKSE; the protein is encoded by the coding sequence ATGAGTGTAAATCAAGTTCGATTCAGCGATGAAGATCGACAGTACTTAAGCAACTATTTCCGAGTTGCTGACACTGTTGCCGACTTAATTGGCCCTTATTGCGAGGTGGTCATTCATTCGTTTGAAAGTCTGGAAAATTCAGTGGTGAAGATCGTAAATGGCCATCACACCGGCCGTAAAATCGGTTCACCAATTACCGACTTAGGCTTAAGAATGTGGCGAGCGTTTGAGAAGACTGGAGAAGTCTCACCAAAAAGCTACTTCACCAATGCTGCCGATGGTTCATTACTTAAATCGACCTCGTGTATTTTGGCCGGTCCCGGGCAAAAGCCGATTGGTATGCTCTGCATCAATATGAACTTGTCATACCCATTTCCGGAGATCGTTAAAACGCTTTTGCCTCAGTGCAATGTGTCACAAACCCTAGTCAGTGAGACATTCAGTAATAACGCAAATGATGTGATCAAGCAGGCATTGAGCGCGGCAATAGTCGAAGTCGAGCAAGACGCGACGATCTCATGCAAAGGTCGTAACAAAGCCATTATTCGTTGTTTGTTTGATAACGGCGTGTTTGAGCTAAAAGAAACGACCACACAAGTATCAGAGCAACTTGGGATCAGTCGTCAGGCTGTCTACAAGTTTATCCGCGAGTTTAAATCAGAATAA
- a CDS encoding ArnT family glycosyltransferase produces MSINKTHLWLLLAFALVLRLISLAAYPLMDTTEARYGEMARLMVETGNWLTPQFDYGVPFWGKPPLFTWMSAYGIELFGLNEFAVRAPHWLAGVATIVLVAFMAYRAGFSALIAALVLATCGIFSIAAGAVMTDMALTLAMTISMVGFYYCWLGKDKHSRLWGYLGFFGLACGLLAKGPVAIVIMGIAVFPWLVLQHGFFGAFKALWQRFPLLSGLALMLVVALPWYIMAERATPGFIDYFIVGEHFKRFVVSGWEGDLYGSAHDEPRGMIWLFWLQSAAPWSLVLPILAWKRRNVLKAIETDHQGLFSFLMCWLISPMILFTMAGNILPAYVLPGVPALGILIAMLVDKHDFKWLTGTAAVLPALLMIAMLVLNMGKADSKSDRVIFENIVDSAPAFYVGKRPFSGQFYSQGQAKKLDSVNVLNNLKTFHLIGKSDEVDALIHKQALSCSPEFTAKSKRSLYTCVTG; encoded by the coding sequence ATGAGTATTAATAAAACCCACCTGTGGTTGTTATTGGCATTTGCTCTTGTACTTCGCCTCATTTCACTCGCGGCTTACCCTTTGATGGACACCACTGAAGCACGTTATGGTGAAATGGCGCGTTTGATGGTGGAAACGGGTAACTGGTTGACACCCCAATTTGATTATGGCGTGCCTTTCTGGGGTAAACCGCCGCTGTTTACATGGATGAGTGCGTACGGCATTGAACTCTTTGGCTTGAATGAATTCGCAGTGCGAGCTCCTCATTGGCTAGCGGGCGTTGCGACGATTGTATTGGTCGCTTTTATGGCTTATCGAGCAGGCTTCAGTGCACTGATTGCTGCGTTAGTGCTGGCCACGTGTGGCATTTTCTCTATCGCTGCTGGCGCAGTCATGACGGATATGGCTCTGACGTTAGCAATGACGATATCGATGGTCGGTTTTTATTATTGTTGGTTGGGCAAAGATAAACACAGTCGATTGTGGGGCTACTTGGGCTTCTTTGGCTTGGCGTGTGGCTTATTAGCTAAAGGGCCTGTCGCCATTGTGATTATGGGGATAGCTGTATTTCCATGGCTTGTACTGCAGCATGGTTTCTTTGGTGCATTTAAAGCGCTGTGGCAACGATTTCCGCTCTTATCCGGCTTGGCTCTGATGCTGGTGGTTGCCTTACCTTGGTACATTATGGCAGAACGTGCGACGCCGGGTTTCATTGATTATTTTATCGTTGGTGAACACTTTAAGCGTTTTGTTGTGAGCGGCTGGGAGGGGGACTTATATGGTTCTGCTCATGATGAGCCACGCGGTATGATTTGGCTGTTCTGGCTACAGTCAGCAGCGCCTTGGTCACTTGTATTGCCGATATTGGCGTGGAAACGCCGTAACGTATTGAAAGCAATCGAGACAGATCATCAAGGGCTATTTAGTTTCTTAATGTGCTGGTTAATCTCACCTATGATCTTGTTTACGATGGCAGGGAATATTCTTCCTGCTTATGTACTACCGGGCGTGCCAGCGTTAGGTATCTTGATTGCTATGCTGGTGGATAAGCACGACTTTAAATGGCTGACCGGCACCGCAGCGGTGTTACCCGCATTGCTGATGATCGCGATGTTAGTACTGAATATGGGTAAGGCAGACAGTAAGAGTGACCGCGTGATATTTGAAAACATAGTTGATAGTGCACCTGCTTTCTATGTTGGTAAACGCCCATTTTCCGGCCAGTTTTACAGTCAAGGGCAAGCGAAGAAACTCGACAGTGTAAACGTACTTAACAACCTGAAAACGTTTCACTTAATTGGTAAATCGGATGAGGTGGATGCTTTGATTCACAAGCAAGCCTTGAGCTGCTCCCCTGAGTTTACTGCCAAATCAAAGCGCTCGCTTTATACCTGTGTCACAGGGTAG
- a CDS encoding methyl-accepting chemotaxis protein, which produces MFNSIRTRIAVSAGGAMAFTLLIAMGMTTNAFTDVSEQVTAKVKTQLTDATTTDLQNTAIQQGLNVANQLHPVLANLKQARSILELSSKTNAAPDLIVKQFIAALEAQNKAVFAGYMVWQDKTWPQQATLNPADGFNSQGYLAPFFSPNSKNSFDAVAMESFNNTALNSNGERIDDWHLMPYQTGKTFVMEPYMYMVRGKQELITTISQPIKQDGRIIGSLGFDLSLHELQSQSEQFARHLFDGQGKILITSWKGITLADSRSASMVGKKVSSELATQWTKIQSIAKRQGAGLVTFGGEEYAITSIDTSDAPWVVMVSVPTTHLKKSVDEYAAWSDEQNAKALEQGVWAGIIAALIGIAAMAYIANSLGNVLSNLVERFKDAAQGEGDLTYRIEVKGKDETAQLAHWFNTFLFRMQEMLLTVMATADQVDKSAAEGQARAEVSRDQLNAQVNEVNSLATAINEMSATAHEVANSAVQAAAAASQVQSNSLDGMARMSNAANAVGSLALQVNDAQQQTQNLVASSTAIQSILSEIGGIADQTNLLALNAAIEAARAGEAGRGFAVVADEVRNLANRTQGSTEEIRTMLSRLEQETHSIVVLMEQSQKQAIDTKGETQAAHLALSEINQAIDVINDMNNQIASAAEEQSSVAEEINRNVVIINDTAVEVMDTMTSSVEISNELTMKATDLHDELSKFKLS; this is translated from the coding sequence ATGTTTAATAGTATACGTACGCGAATTGCAGTCAGTGCGGGCGGCGCGATGGCGTTCACCCTATTGATTGCGATGGGGATGACAACCAACGCTTTTACCGATGTGAGTGAACAAGTCACGGCGAAAGTCAAAACGCAACTGACAGATGCGACTACAACGGATTTACAAAACACCGCGATTCAGCAAGGGTTGAATGTTGCAAACCAGCTTCATCCTGTATTAGCTAACCTCAAGCAAGCGCGTTCTATTCTAGAATTGAGTTCAAAAACAAATGCAGCGCCAGATCTTATTGTTAAACAGTTTATCGCGGCGCTAGAAGCACAAAATAAGGCCGTATTTGCGGGCTATATGGTGTGGCAAGATAAAACGTGGCCACAACAAGCAACATTGAATCCGGCAGATGGTTTTAATAGCCAAGGCTATCTTGCCCCTTTCTTCTCCCCAAATTCTAAAAATAGCTTCGATGCGGTTGCAATGGAGAGCTTTAATAATACAGCGCTAAATAGCAACGGTGAGCGAATTGATGATTGGCATTTGATGCCTTACCAAACCGGTAAAACGTTTGTGATGGAACCGTATATGTACATGGTTCGTGGCAAACAAGAGCTCATTACGACCATTAGCCAACCAATCAAACAAGATGGCAGAATTATCGGCTCATTAGGTTTCGACTTGTCGCTGCATGAGCTGCAAAGCCAAAGTGAACAATTTGCGCGTCATTTGTTTGATGGTCAGGGAAAAATCCTTATTACCTCATGGAAAGGTATTACCTTAGCCGACAGCCGCTCTGCAAGTATGGTTGGTAAAAAAGTGTCCTCAGAATTAGCCACGCAATGGACTAAGATCCAATCTATTGCCAAGCGACAAGGTGCTGGCTTAGTGACGTTTGGTGGAGAAGAGTATGCCATTACATCGATTGATACGAGCGATGCGCCATGGGTGGTGATGGTGTCGGTTCCAACGACTCATTTGAAAAAAAGCGTTGACGAATATGCAGCATGGAGTGATGAGCAGAATGCCAAAGCACTAGAGCAAGGCGTATGGGCTGGGATCATCGCCGCTCTGATTGGGATCGCGGCAATGGCTTATATTGCGAACTCTTTGGGCAACGTACTCAGCAACCTGGTTGAGCGATTCAAAGACGCGGCACAGGGCGAGGGCGATCTGACTTATCGTATTGAGGTCAAGGGTAAAGACGAAACGGCGCAACTTGCACATTGGTTTAATACTTTCTTATTCCGCATGCAAGAAATGCTATTGACCGTTATGGCGACAGCGGATCAAGTGGATAAAAGTGCCGCTGAGGGTCAAGCTCGTGCAGAAGTGTCACGCGATCAACTCAATGCTCAAGTCAATGAAGTTAACTCGCTGGCAACGGCGATTAATGAAATGAGCGCAACCGCGCACGAAGTCGCAAACTCTGCGGTTCAAGCTGCTGCAGCTGCAAGCCAAGTGCAGAGCAACAGCCTAGATGGCATGGCTCGCATGAGCAACGCCGCAAATGCAGTCGGCAGCTTAGCCCTACAAGTGAATGATGCTCAGCAACAAACTCAAAATCTTGTGGCGTCAAGCACGGCGATTCAGAGTATTTTGAGTGAGATTGGAGGCATCGCTGACCAAACCAATCTACTTGCACTCAATGCGGCGATTGAGGCTGCCCGTGCAGGAGAAGCTGGTCGTGGATTTGCGGTGGTTGCTGACGAAGTACGTAACCTTGCAAATCGCACTCAAGGCTCGACGGAAGAGATTCGCACTATGCTATCCAGATTAGAGCAAGAAACGCATTCTATTGTCGTACTGATGGAACAAAGCCAAAAGCAAGCCATTGATACAAAGGGTGAAACACAGGCTGCTCATTTGGCGTTATCAGAGATCAATCAGGCTATTGATGTGATTAATGATATGAACAACCAGATTGCGTCAGCGGCTGAAGAGCAAAGCTCAGTCGCAGAAGAGATCAACCGTAACGTTGTGATCATCAATGACACGGCAGTAGAGGTAATGGACACCATGACCTCATCGGTAGAAATCAGCAATGAACTCACAATGAAAGCAACCGATCTGCATGACGAGTTGAGCAAGTTTAAGTTGTCGTAA